The segment GGTGCCTGGGCCTGTACCGTTCCCTGTTTGGACTGCTTTTTAGCCAGGGCAGCTTTGGGTGCAACTTTGGGTGCAGGCCCAGGTCGTGCTGGGGGCATCAGGGTAGCCCCCGCAGCTACGCCGGCGTAACTTGGCCCGGTTTTAGGGGCCTGTGGTTCGGCCTCCTTCTTCCTGTCGGCTGCCAAAGGCGGCCGAACAATCGGTTCAGGAGCCAACAAGCCCCTTTTCTCCGCCTCCTTGAGGCGGTCGTTAACCATGCCCCCCAGCTTGAGGAACATGTTCCTTTCAAAGGACTCCCTCCATTCCGAAAGGAGACCCTTGATGTCCTCAAGGGAGGGGACACCCGCCGCTGTCTGGGCCTCAGTAGGCGCCAAGGATGCGCGCTCGGCAAAGGCCGTACGCAGGGCCTTGGTTTCCTGTTGGAGGAGCGAAAGCTGCTCCCGCATCCTCTTATTGTCCGCTCTTAGGATGCGGACAGCCTCCGACTCCTCACATTGGGCCTCAATCTTGCCCGCTGCTACAATTATATCGTGGCAGGCCTCGTTCATGGCCCGCCATGCCGTCCCTTTCAAGTTCCCTGATTTTCCGGCCTCCGCTAAGACCCTCTGAGCAGCCGCCCTCACAACCTCCAGGTGCTCGTCCACCAGGCACCCCTTCTTATTCCCCTCTTTTTCCCTCAAATAATTGCTGCTGCCAGCCTTGTCCATTTCGCGCTCGAATTGGGCGTATTCAGCTGACAGGTCGCGCAGCCTTTCTTTTGTCTCGGCCGTGCCCGTGTAAGAGCTCCTGGTCACCGCTCGGCCCCTCGAGACAGAGGAGACCTTGTTGGAGGCCCTTTCGGCCTCCTCCACGTCCTCCGACGCCTTCCTTTTTGGGGCTTGACCCCGCTCCTTCCCACCTACCCTGACGTCCGGGAGCCAGATTGACCCGTCCGAGTCGCCGTCCGAAAAGTACAGCGACTCCGACCGGCTAACCGGCTCACCCACGTCCTCATTGACCCCCACAGTAGATCTCTTACC is part of the Plodia interpunctella isolate USDA-ARS_2022_Savannah unplaced genomic scaffold, ilPloInte3.2 Pint_34, whole genome shotgun sequence genome and harbors:
- the LOC128682728 gene encoding uncharacterized protein LOC128682728 — its product is MGRTVAKKSLRGRSLTPRGKRSTVGVNEDVGEPVSRSESLYFSDGDSDGSIWLPDVRVGGKERGQAPKRKASEDVEEAERASNKVSSVSRGRAVTRSSYTGTAETKERLRDLSAEYAQFEREMDKAGSSNYLREKEGNKKGCLVDEHLEVVRAAAQRVLAEAGKSGNLKGTAWRAMNEACHDIIVAAGKIEAQCEESEAVRILRADNKRMREQLSLLQQETKALRTAFAERASLAPTEAQTAAGVPSLEDIKGLLSEWRESFERNMFLKLGGMVNDRLKEAEKRGLLAPEPIVRPPLAADRKKEAEPQAPKTGPSYAGVAAGATLMPPARPGPAPKVAPKAALAKKQSKQGTVQAQAPAELPTAVVPPPQEDEQGWAEVVKRGKKKRSKPSPSTQPKPTQMEAPKASAQPPKKIRFTPPKTSAVVVTLKPESKMDYRAVITRATTIDLSSIGVNHVSAVRGTATGARIIEIPGANSGAAADSLAEKLREIIGSEAEVSRPFKAAQIRVSGLNEGITPEALTEATARAGKCLPGQIRVGNIRMAPDMTASVIITCPVAAANALIDEGRLLVGWTAAKVRGLEALPMRCFRCMGIGHTRALCPSPVDRSELCHRCGKTGHISSECGASEPWCAVCYAHKMAAKHVMGGPSCNPPRTRGKLAPSNKGTSEGATMEH